A genomic segment from Malus domestica chromosome 05, GDT2T_hap1 encodes:
- the LOC103436299 gene encoding squalene monooxygenase SE1-like, with translation MVFQLMLVAVVAFLLGFVSSYGFRRKKKDRALVKDRNVNGWRSSENGMCLQKDIGAGVDVIIVGAGVAGSALAYTLGKDGRRVHVIERDLTKPDRIVGELLQPGAYLRLIELGLEDCVNKIDAQKIFGYVLYKDGIRTKLPYPSENFNPDVVGVSFHHGRFIQRMRDKASSLPSVELEQGTVTSLLEEKGTIKGVKFRRKGSQEFTAHAPLTIVCDGCCSNLRRYLCNPKVDIPSCFVGLILEDCQLPYANHAHVILGDPSLVSFYPIGSREIRCLVDVPGQQVPSISSGEMAHYLKTKVAPQVPPELYTAFLVAIDKGNIKTMPTRSMPATASHTPGALLMGDAVNMRHPITGGGMVVALSDVVVLRNLLRPLRNLNDVPALFKYLESFYTLRKPAAFTINTLAGAAYKVLCASPDPARKELRQACFDYFCLGRVFSNGALAAFSGLNYCPWSLVIQFFVVGIYAVGRLLIPFPSPKRIWIAARLILEALRIILPIINTEGVRQMFFPARRFPSV, from the exons ATGGTTTTCCAGCTTATGTTGGTTGCTGTCGTGGCTTTTCTGTTGGGGTTTGTTTCCTCGTACGGTTTCAGACGGAAGAAAAAGGACAGAGCTTTAGTAAAGGATCGGAATGTGAATGGTTGGAGGAGCTCTGAAAATGGAATGTGTCTGCAGAAAGACATAGGTGCAGGTGTGGATGTTATCATTGTGGGTGCTGGTGTTGCTGGTTCGGCACTAGCTTACACTCTCGGGAAG GATGGGCGCCGAGTGCATGTGATTGAAAGAGACTTGACCAAGCCAGATAGAATCGTTGGTGAACTGCTACAACCTGGGGCTTATCTGAGACTAATTGAGTTGGGCCTTGAGG ATTGTGTCAACAAAATTGATGCTCAGAAAATCTTCGGATATGTTCTTTACAAGGATGGGATAAGGACCAAGCTGCCATATCCTTCGGAAAATTTCAATCCAGATGTGGTTGGGGTAAGCTTTCACCATGGGCGTTTCATTCAAAGAATGCGTGATAAAGCTTCATCTCTTCCAAG TGTAGAGTTGGAACAAGGAACGGTTACATCTCTGCTTGAAGAAAAGGGTACTATCAAAGGGGTGAAGTTTAGACGCAAAGGTAGTCAAGAGTTCACTGCGCATGCACCCCTCACAATTGTATGTGATGGTTGCTGTTCAAACTTGCGACGTTATCTGTGCAATCCTAAG GTTGATATTCCTTCTTGTTTTGTTGGTTTGATTCTTGAGGATTGCCAGCTTCCATATGCAAATCATGCACATGTAATTTTGGGGGATCCATCACTCGTATCATTTTATCCCATCGGCAGCAGGGAGATTCGCTGCTTGGTTGATGTACCAGGCCAGCAAGTACCTTCTATTTCTAGTGGTGAAATGGCTCACTACTTGAAAACAAAGGTGGCACCCCAG GTTCCTCCCGAACTGTACACTGCTTTTTTGGTTGCCATTGATAAGGGAAACATAAAAACAATGCCCACCAGGAGCATGCCTGCTACTGCTTCTCACACCCCAGGTGCTCTCCTAATGGGGGATGCAGTCAACATGCGGCATCCTATAACTGGGGGAGGCATGGTTGTGGCTCTATCGGACGTTGTTGTTCTAAGGAATCTTCTCAGACCCCTGCGCAATCTGAATGATGTTCCTGCCCTATTTAAATACCTCGAATCCTTCTATACGCTACGTAAG CCAGCGGCTTTTACCATAAACACATTGGCAGGTGCCGCGTACAAGGTGTTATGTGCATCCCCTGATCCAGCAAGAAAGGAATTGCGCCAAGCATGCTTCGATTATTTTTGCCTTGGACGCGTCTTTTCAAATGGGGCTCTCGCTGCTTTCTCCGGTCTAAACTATTGCCCCTGGAGCTTGGTTATCCAGTTCTTTGTCGTGGGTATTTATGCTGTTGGACGCTTGCTAATTCCGTTTCCTTCACCAAAACGTATATGGATTGCAGCCAGACTAATCTTG